From the genome of Chroicocephalus ridibundus chromosome 1, bChrRid1.1, whole genome shotgun sequence, one region includes:
- the LOC134511850 gene encoding neuronal acetylcholine receptor subunit alpha-10-like, which translates to MCNNNAPSVNQVLTSYLWVRQAWLDAHLAWDKDAYGGIDSIRIPSSYVWRPDIIILYNDADDGFGGSVETNVVLRSDGHITWDSPAITKSSCKVDVSYLPFDGQRCRLTFGSWTYNGNQIDLHNRLHTYYIATMTMITASTALTIFIMNVHHCGPGPRPVPPWARWLILHHMARLCCVYEVGESCKSPQRVLGRRAGREDTGGPGESPTEREVGAEAGGCPRDHCLCHHDGLLRNVGYVAGCFRHHQASQRRTGEWKKVAKVMDRFFMWVFFLMVFLMSVLVLGNAA; encoded by the exons atgtgtaacaataatgcaccctca gtgaaccaggtcctcacctcctacctgtgggtccgtcaggcctggctggacgcCCACCTCGcgtgggacaaggacgcttacggcggcatcgacagcatccgcatccccagcagctacgtctggcggccggacatcatcatcctctacaacga cgccgacgacggctttggcggctcggtggagaccaacgtggtgctgcgctccgacgggcacatcacgtgggactcgcccgccatcaccaagagctcctgcaaggtggatgtctcctacttgcccttcgacgggcagcggtgccgcctcaccttcggctcctggacctacaacgggaaccagatcgacctccacaaccggctgcacacc tactacatcgccaccatgaccatgatcacggcctccaccgcgctgaccatcttcatcatgaacgtccaccactgcggcccggggccccggcccgtgcccccctgggccaggtggctcatcctccaccacatggcccggctctgctgtgtctatgaggtgggcgagagctgcaagagcccccagcgggtgctgggcaggcgggcgggcagggaggacactggggggccgggggagagccccacggagagagaggtgggtgccgaggcagggggctgtccccgggaccactgcctgtgccaccacgatggcctgctgaggaacgtgggctatgtcgccggctgcttccggcatcaccaagcctcccagcgccggaccggcgagtggaagaaggtggccaaggtgatggaccgcttcttcatgtgggtcttcttcctcatggtcttcctcatgagtgtgctggtcctgggcaatgctgcatga